From Vairimorpha necatrix chromosome 9, complete sequence, one genomic window encodes:
- a CDS encoding reverse transcriptase domain-containing protein: MDKSFKYLEAVIEDNSTSFAEFKLKFLNKYGKEELKQNANLIKIIYKKVYEGPMQGSIEDFIHYLMILNKRANIEVKDPIEEIAKHFPLALRERAEATESWEELLDWYERNQQSNETSHSKMARTITESSGPIRQRAPPSKTEDNERKKLNCFKWGGEHLYKDCFKNNPKKVMSIEDIQSQEDKEFTTIKWHLNTTTPVRILFDSGASHSFINRRLIGNRTVKKTEESVLTTATSYSRIDEIKKRCRMKGNHYKADLLVVNDLNFDVIVGRDFMRTHGIRMNYDDQIIVINNKVIKSLLKRLPSDKKIFVKQKLLHEYESNYLTCKSPANFVEHKIQLNTPKIVCNRNYSLSIDERNFVQEEVSRLLEEGIIEDSTSRWSFPIVVAPKRDGKKRLCIDFRELNEITGKEVCQPPLIEECLTYLSGAKIYTQLDLEKGIIEERTNQSLLVEPSKFMFNYSSHWDNVLSLGLLHYRLLPNGKLGMSSLEILNDTKPVLLNMIHVLTIYFKMLFTIPLEYLALKRLKTEENLEIINTRNREHFTKGERRSTRDDRHVVNAKDTIVIMNSSSYLIKSLKDDTEHHINRSDFVTFKTEENLSENAQSILDGQLQLEEGRVLPSSLAAPIKD; encoded by the exons ATGGATAAATCATTCAAATACTTAGAAG CCGTAATCGAAGATAACAGTACTTCTTTTGCggaatttaaattaaaatttctaaataaatatggGAAAGAAGAGCTGAAGCAAAACGCGAAtctaattaaaattatctatAAGAAAGTTTATGAAGGTCCAATGCAAGGAAGCattgaagattttataCACTATCTGATGATTTTGAACAAGAGGGCGAATATTGAAGTCAAAGACCCAATCGAGGAAATAGCAAAACACTTTCCGTTGGCCTTGAGAGAAAGGGCTGAAGCAACAGAATCTTGGGAAGAACTCCTCGACTGGTACGAGAGAAATCAACAATCCAATGAGACGTCACATTCGAAAATGGCGAGGACGATAACAGAGAGTAGTGGGCCGATCAGACAAAGGGCTCCCCCTTCCAAAACAGAAGACAACGAAAGAAAGAAACTTAATTGCTTCAAGTGGGGCGGAGAACATTTGTATAAGGAttgctttaaaaataatcccAAGAAGGTAATGTCAATAGAAGACATTCAGTCTCAAGAAGACAAAGAATTTACCACGATCAAATGGCACCTCAATACTACTACCCCTGTGAGAATACTATTCGATAGCGGTGCGTCTCATTCTTTCATAAACAGACGGCTGATAGGAAACAGAACTGTAAAGAAAACTGAGGAATCCGTACTAACAACCGCCACCTCCTATTCTCGGATcgatgaaataaaaaaaagatgtaGGATGAAAGGAAACCACTATAAAGCCGACTTGCTTGTGGTAAATGACCTTAACTTCGACGTCATTGTGGGAAGAGATTTTATGAGGACCCACGGAATACGAATGAACTACGACGACCAAATAATTGTgattaataataaagttATTAAGTC ccttttaaaaagattGCCTTCGgataagaaaatattcGTTAAACAGAAGCTTTTACACGAATATGAATCAAATTACTTGACATGTAAATCCCCTGCGAACTTTGTTGAACATAAGATACAATTAAACACACCTAAGATAGTGTGTAATAGAAATTATTCATTAAGTATAGACGAGAGGAATTTTGTTCAGGAGGAAGTATCACGTCTTTTAGAAGAAGGTATCATAGAGGATAGTACTAGTAGATGGAGTTTCCCAATAGTAGTGGCCCCAAAACGAGATGGTAAGAAACGATTGTGTATAGATTTCAGAGAACTTAACGAGATTACGGGAAAGGAAGTATGTCAGCCACCTCTGATCGAAGAATGTTTAACATATCTGAGCGGTGCGAAGATATACACCCAACTCGACCTAGAAAAAGGGATAATAGAGGAGAGAACAAATCAGAGTCTTTTAGTAGAACCATCtaaatttatgtttaattACTCAAGTCACTGGGACAATGTCTTGTCTCTTGGCCTTCTTCACTACCGCCTGTTACCGAACGGAAAACTCGGAATGTCTTCATTAGAAATACTAAATGATACAAAACCAGTTTTACTAAATATGATACACGTCTTGACAATCTACTTCAAAATGTTATTTACAATCCCATTAGAGTATTTAGCTTTAAAAAGACTAAAAACCGAGGAAAATCTGGAAATAATCAACACACGGAATAGAGAACACTTTACAAAGGGGGAAAGGCGATCTACGAGAGATGATAGGCATGTTGTTAATGCTAAAGATACTATAGTTATAATGAATAGCA GCTCGTATCTAATCAAAAGTTTGAAGGATGACACAGAACATCACATTAACCGCAGTGATTTCGTAACATTCAAGACAGAAGAAAATTTGTCAGAGAATGCCCAGTCGATCTTAGACGGACAGCTCCAATTAGAAGAGGGAAGAGTGTTACCGTCATCACTTGCAGCACCAATAAAGGACTGA
- a CDS encoding reverse transcriptase domain-containing protein, which translates to MKGNHYKADLLVVNDLNFDVIVGRDFMRTHGIRMNYDDQIIVINNKVIKSLLKRLPSDKKIFVKQKLLHEYESNYLTCKSPANFVEHKIQLNTPKIVCNRNYSLSIDERNFVQEEVSRLLEEGIIEDSTSRWSFPIVVAPKRDGKKRLCIDFRELNEITGKEVCQPPLIEECLTYLSGAKIYTQLDLEKGIIEERTNQSLLVEPSKFMFNYSSHWDNVLSLGLLHYRLLPNGKLGMSSLEILNDTKPVLLNMIHVLTIYFKMLFTIPLEYLALKRLKTEENLEIINTRNREHFTKGERRSTRDDRHVVNAKDTIVIMNSSSYLIKSLKDDTEHHINRSDFVTFKTEENLSENAQSILDGQLQLEEGRVLPSSLAAPIKD; encoded by the exons ATGAAAGGAAACCACTATAAAGCCGACTTGCTTGTGGTAAATGACCTTAACTTCGACGTCATTGTGGGAAGAGATTTTATGAGGACCCACGGAATACGAATGAACTACGACGACCAAATAATTGTgattaataataaagttATTAAGTC ccttttaaaaagattGCCTTCGgataagaaaatattcGTTAAACAGAAGCTTTTACACGAATATGAATCAAATTACTTGACATGTAAATCCCCTGCGAACTTTGTTGAACATAAGATACAATTAAACACACCTAAGATAGTGTGTAATAGAAATTATTCATTAAGTATAGACGAGAGGAATTTTGTTCAGGAGGAAGTATCACGTCTTTTAGAAGAAGGTATCATAGAGGATAGTACTAGTAGATGGAGTTTCCCAATAGTAGTGGCCCCAAAACGAGATGGTAAGAAACGATTGTGTATAGATTTCAGAGAACTTAACGAGATTACGGGAAAGGAAGTATGTCAGCCACCTCTGATCGAAGAATGTTTAACATATCTGAGCGGTGCGAAGATATACACCCAACTCGACCTAGAAAAAGGGATAATAGAGGAGAGAACAAATCAGAGTCTTTTAGTAGAACCATCtaaatttatgtttaattACTCAAGTCACTGGGACAATGTCTTGTCTCTTGGCCTTCTTCACTACCGCCTGTTACCGAACGGAAAACTCGGAATGTCTTCATTAGAAATACTAAATGATACAAAACCAGTTTTACTAAATATGATACACGTCTTGACAATCTACTTCAAAATGTTATTTACAATCCCATTAGAGTATTTAGCTTTAAAAAGACTAAAAACCGAGGAAAATCTGGAAATAATCAACACACGGAATAGAGAACACTTTACAAAGGGGGAAAGGCGATCTACGAGAGATGATAGGCATGTTGTTAATGCTAAAGATACTATAGTTATAATGAATAGCA GCTCGTATCTAATCAAAAGTTTGAAGGATGACACAGAACATCACATTAACCGCAGTGATTTCGTAACATTCAAGACAGAAGAAAATTTGTCAGAGAATGCCCAGTCGATCTTAGACGGACAGCTCCAATTAGAAGAGGGAAGAGTGTTACCGTCATCACTTGCAGCACCAATAAAGGACTGA
- a CDS encoding endonuclease, giving the protein MLEEISNIFVYIDDIIIFNKTKEEHTATLLQVLQRLFEHHIKINFEKSKFFQSEVEVLGYVVKSDGIYPKQSYLENKIFYKEIKTLKDVQKLLGVMNWYRKFLPDLSMKLHAISDLLKKENKNKALTQEMKLEIERMKLHIRQNHKLCFPNFKKKFKLNCDASELGMGSVLYQEDRIIGYYSKKFGGPELNYTIVEKEYLSILLSMIHFRKITQGSYIEVYTDSKNCLNMNEFDYDLFHVDGKENVIADNLSRCFAITEEETPKIKEYIASLQRASHYRDGEYLLDSKGRIILKDAETKMFLKNNHVLFGHRGITTMYNNLKNIVYVKNVIQNLKDIISKCETCKRYKPRNNGIETKGPHISANHKFEKISSDIFGPFKLNDYIHKGKKEAGYILSITDIYSRFTRLYFYYNVGANKVIEALTQWERDYGKPKQIISDNGKQYIGRELKTYLDNAKITHSLIPTYSPRSNGISESLNKTIAFILAINKKRNIQTILADIEDTINMNHNRTIGTSPLAAIKQFSVFDPLHNKTTVKSRPYIIPPCKVNIGDLVYAKDHHAKKLDKKFKRKKRVTEIGRKGRWIRLEGDRHMTHIMDVKL; this is encoded by the exons ATGCTAGAAGAAATAAGTAACATCTTTGTGTACATTGACGacataattattttcaacAAGACCAAAGAAGAACATACTGCGACCCTATTACAAGTACTTCAACGACTATTTGAACACcacattaaaattaattttgaaaaatcaaaattcttTCAATCAGAAGTAGAAGTATTAGGATACGTCGTAAAAAGTGATGGAATTTACCCAAAACAGTCTTATCtagaaaacaaaatcttCTACAAGGAAATCAAAACACTAAAAGATGTACAAAAACTATTAGGAGTCATGAACTGGTACAGGAAATTTCTACCTGATTTGTCAATGAAACTACATGCAATTAGTGATCTactaaagaaagaaaacaaaaacaaagCACTCACCCAAGAAATGAAATTAGAGATTGAAAGGATGAAACTACATATCCGccaaaatcataaattatgttttcccaattttaaaaagaaatttaaactcAACTGCGATGCTAGTGAGTTGGGAATGGGAAGTGTATTGTACCAAGAAGATAGAATCATAGGCTATTATAGCAAAAAATTTGGAGGACCGGAACTTAACTATACAATAGTAGAAAAAGAGTATCTCTCAATATTGCTATCAATGATTCactttagaaaaattacaCAGGGATCTTACATAGAAGTCTACACAGACAGTAAAAACTGT CTAAACATGAATGAATTTGATTACGACCTTTTTCACGTAGATGGCAAAGAAAATGTAATAGCCGACAACTTATCAAGATGCTTTGCAATCACTGAAGAGGAAACccctaaaataaaagaatacaTCGCAAGTTTGCAAAGGGCAAGCCACTACAGAGACGGAGAATATTTACTGGACTCAAAGGGTAGAATCATCCTAAAGGATGCCGAAacaaaaatgtttttaaagaacAATCACGTGTTATTTGGTCATCGGGGCATTACCACGATGTATAACaacttgaaaaatatagtcTACGTAAAAAACGTCATTCAAAACTTAAAGgatataatatcaaaatgTGAAACTtgtaaaagatataaaCCACGAAATAACGGAATAGAGACTAAAGGACCCCATATATCTGCCAAccataaatttgaaaaaataagcaGCGACATTTTCGGaccttttaaattaaatgacTACATTCATAAAGGGAAAAAGGAGGCAGGATATATCTTGTCCATCACAGACATATATTCTAGATTTACAAGATTATACTTCTATTACAATGTTGGAGCAAATAAAGTCATAGAGGCCTTAACCCAATGGGAAAGAGATTACGGCAAACCAAAACAAATCATATCTGATAACGGAAAACAGTACATTGGTAGAGAACTTAAAACATACTTAGACAATGCAAAGATCACTCATTCACTAATTCCAACCTACAGTCCGAGATCCAATGGAATATCTGAATCTTTAAACAAAACCATTGCGTTTATCTTAGCAATAAACAAGAAAAGAAACATTCAGACAATCCTCGCCGACATCGAGGATACAATAAACATGAACCATAATCGCACCATAGGAACATCGCCCCTTGCAGCCATCAAGCAGTTCTCTGTATTCGATCCCCTACACAACAAAACCACGGTAAAATCGCGACCATACATCATTCCACCATGCAAAGTCAACATAGGAGATTTAGTATACGCCAAAGACCATCACGCCAAAAAACTagataagaaatttaaaaggaAGAAACGAGTCACGGAGATAGGACGGAAGGGAAGGTGGATTAGACTAGAAGGAGACCGCCACATGACGCACATAATGGACGTCAAATTATAG
- a CDS encoding reverse transcriptase, which translates to MSKVETDRRTEEIFLRGLEPYTDMELYKAGIHNKTLREIILHLERIESGLLVHSERSKKMMLPQKTPQTKAPLSSTKWCTHHRNNTHNSKDCYFLNNNKGIKEKENKTMILREENEHEPLELILEGTTQGNNINLLIDSESHRNYVRSDVIKSLDLSVEDCKPLRTTFGDGTHRIISKQALINVTLPNRKNYHINFKILDNAPIEFLLGNEFLTSYNAILNYKDRTIVLDNDIVVLKNARKNIDEILEDRLMDNICSVVQEDEIIKYLKFYQQNNNNFSHINNLKVEFKIIKEPKNMKPKNYSVPFKFLERAKDEVNRLLKENIIEKSESHITSPAFFKEKKKTNELRLVVDYREINKYIGDDIWNIPNIEDSITLMGEIYILVKLI; encoded by the coding sequence ATGAGCAAAGTCGAAACTGATAGAAGAACAGAAGAAATCTTCTTACGAGGGTTAGAGCCATACACCGACATGGAACTATATAAAGCCGGGATACACAATAAAACACTACGAGAGATTATTCTTCACCTAGAAAGAATAGAATCGGGACTCTTAGTGCATAGTGAGAGAAGTAAGAAAATGATGCTACCTCAAAAAACACCCCAAACTAAAGCTCCACTTTCAAGTACTAAATGGTGCACTCACCATAGAAATAATACCCACAATAGTAAAGATTGCTATTTCCTTAACAACAATAAAGGCATTAaggaaaaagaaaacaaaacaatGATATTACGTGAAGAGAACGAACATGAACCCTTAGAACTGATATTAGAAGGTACTACCCAAGGAAACAACATAAATCTATTAATCGATTCTGAATCACACCGCAACTATGTACGAAGTGATGTAATAAAAAGCCTTGATCTATCAGTAGAGGACTGCAAGCCACTAAGAACTACATTTGGAGATGGTACTCACAGGATCATAAGCAAACAAGCTTTAATCAACGTCACTCTACCaaacagaaaaaattacCATATTAACTTTAAGATATTAGACAATGCACCGATAGAATTTTTGTTAGGAAACGAATTTCTTACTTCATACAATgctattttaaattataaggATCGTACAATCGTGCTGGATAACGACATCGTAGTTCTAAAAAATGCGAGAAAAAACATCGACGAAATACTAGAGGATAGGTTAATGGACAATATATGTAGTGTCGTTCAAGAAGatgaaataattaaatatttaaagttttacCAACAGAACAACAACAATTTTAGTCACATTAACAACTTAAAAGTAgagtttaaaataataaaggaACCGAAAAATATGAAGCCAAAAAATTACAGCGTTCCGTTTAAATTTCTGGAAAGGGCCAAAGACGAAGTAAATAGACTACTTAAAGAAAACATAATAGAGAAAAGCGAATCACATATCACGAGTCCGGCCTTTTTCaaggaaaaaaagaagactAATGAACTACGACTGGTCGTAGATTATCGAGAGATAAACAAATACATTGGAGACGACATATGGAACATTCCAAATATTGAAGACTCAATTACACTCATGggagaaatttatattttagtcaaattgatttaa